Proteins from a genomic interval of Candidatus Dormiibacterota bacterium:
- a CDS encoding ATP-binding cassette domain-containing protein, translating into MNEPLVRAVNVSRTYRSGDTQVAALTHATCEIHPGERIALTGPSGSGKSTLLQLLAGIDHPSTGTIAWPALDGSLALRPAKIGFVFQTPSLLAPLSAIENVEVPLLINRMGSTQARQRALEALEVVGLAAIADKLPEELSGGQAARVGFARALASRPALLLADEPTGQLDRPTADHLFDTVLEWLRSTQAALVVATHDQHVAQRLPTCWSIERGHLRRDCL; encoded by the coding sequence ATGAATGAGCCGCTCGTACGCGCCGTCAATGTTTCGCGAACCTATCGCTCCGGAGATACCCAGGTGGCGGCGCTCACCCACGCGACGTGCGAGATTCATCCCGGCGAACGCATCGCGCTCACTGGGCCTTCGGGCAGCGGAAAATCAACACTCTTGCAACTGCTCGCCGGCATCGATCATCCGAGCACCGGCACGATCGCATGGCCGGCTTTGGACGGATCCCTCGCGCTACGCCCCGCGAAGATCGGCTTCGTCTTTCAGACGCCCAGTCTACTGGCGCCTCTGAGCGCGATCGAAAACGTCGAAGTGCCGCTGCTCATCAACCGCATGGGCTCTACTCAAGCGCGGCAGCGCGCGCTGGAAGCCCTCGAGGTCGTTGGCCTGGCCGCAATCGCGGATAAACTTCCCGAAGAGCTCTCCGGCGGACAGGCCGCGCGCGTCGGCTTTGCGCGCGCATTGGCGAGCCGTCCCGCCCTGCTTTTGGCGGACGAACCGACCGGGCAACTCGATCGACCAACCGCAGACCATCTGTTCGACACCGTGCTGGAGTGGCTGCGGTCGACGCAAGCCGCGTTGGTAGTGGCAACGCACGATCAGCACGTCGCGCAACGCTTGCCGACGTGCTGGAGCATCGAGCGCGGGCACTTGAGAAGGGATTGCTTGTGA
- a CDS encoding ABC transporter ATP-binding protein, whose translation MVMSAPVLEVHDLYRFYHSGEEETLALRGVNLQVRAGETVAIMGPSGSGKSTLLSCAAGLDEPDGGYVAVSGSRLTRRPEAVRAQMRARHFGIMLQSNNLLPHLTVEENVRLQLHLAGKHGLARAREIVHDVGLEQRAGARLGQLSGGEAARAGLAVALAARPDVVLADEPTGEVDAQTEQQILGLLAARKNQGGATILATHSEALAAWADRVVRLRDGRVDE comes from the coding sequence ATGGTGATGAGCGCTCCCGTTCTGGAAGTACACGATCTCTACCGGTTCTACCACAGCGGCGAAGAAGAGACGCTAGCCCTGCGCGGGGTCAACCTGCAGGTTCGCGCGGGAGAAACGGTGGCGATCATGGGACCCTCGGGAAGCGGCAAATCCACGCTGCTCTCGTGCGCCGCGGGCCTCGATGAACCGGACGGCGGCTATGTCGCCGTAAGCGGATCGCGTCTGACGCGTCGCCCGGAGGCCGTGCGGGCACAGATGCGCGCGCGCCACTTCGGCATCATGCTGCAATCCAACAATCTCCTGCCGCATCTTACCGTGGAAGAAAACGTTCGGCTGCAACTTCACCTGGCCGGAAAGCATGGGCTTGCGCGAGCTAGAGAGATCGTGCACGACGTTGGTCTGGAGCAGCGTGCCGGCGCGCGCCTGGGCCAGCTCTCCGGCGGTGAAGCGGCGCGCGCCGGATTAGCGGTTGCGCTTGCAGCGCGCCCTGATGTCGTGCTTGCAGACGAACCAACCGGCGAGGTAGACGCGCAAACCGAGCAGCAGATTCTCGGGCTGCTCGCGGCCCGTAAGAACCAGGGTGGCGCAACGATTCTGGCAACGCACAGCGAGGCGCTCGCCGCATGGGCAGATCGCGTCGTGCGCTTGCGTGACGGGCGCGTCGATGAATGA
- a CDS encoding HU family DNA-binding protein yields the protein MNKVDLVRSAMERVELKKNEAVLLVDGIFDDIAHACMGGEPVKVPGFGQFKVRDRAARIARNPATGQPVKVPAKRVFKFLPAKALKEAVMSKRRAKAAPARKKAIAKPPVRKAAKKVAKKVAKKTTGRRR from the coding sequence ATGAACAAAGTAGATCTGGTCCGCTCCGCCATGGAGCGAGTTGAACTGAAGAAGAACGAGGCTGTTCTTCTGGTCGACGGCATTTTCGACGATATCGCCCATGCCTGCATGGGTGGCGAACCGGTGAAGGTTCCGGGATTCGGCCAGTTCAAAGTACGGGATCGTGCCGCTCGCATCGCGCGCAATCCGGCGACCGGCCAACCGGTAAAAGTTCCGGCAAAGCGTGTTTTCAAGTTCTTGCCAGCGAAGGCGCTCAAGGAGGCCGTGATGAGCAAACGGCGTGCCAAGGCCGCTCCCGCTCGTAAGAAGGCAATTGCGAAGCCGCCAGTGCGTAAAGCGGCAAAGAAAGTCGCGAAAAAGGTGGCGAAGAAAACCACCGGGAGAAGGCGCTAG